One window from the genome of Vibrio sp. VB16 encodes:
- a CDS encoding LruC domain-containing protein, giving the protein MNKLLVLFLLVITSQGVYALPFDTCPSRAYLFQSKPVQVYGVNLVTGQTTLLQGDTGVSSNINGVGFDFEGRYIYGYDTTHKQIVRLGKNFQAETVNSTGLPSAYTFYVGDVFNKHYYLYRQGKGLFKIDLSPLDIDSDATLEVEQITSVASQNLTDFAFHPGNDQLYGIDNNSGYLYQFDTNSGESTYIGDTGQTGTFGAGYFDVNGYYYVARNQDGYIYRIDLSDQTNIDNGLVTAVKFADGPMSNQNDGARCANAPVIDEDSTIDFGDAPDTYKTTLASNGPRHQLDNLTWMGSQAPDGEQDGLVAPLSDNSVGINDEDGIGFVTAIEAGLDAIITVEASTQGYLSAWIDWNQDGDFTDDGEQVFSDTVLEKGNNTLFFIADLDAVEGLTWSRFRFSQQTNLSPMGGSTSGEVEDHQIMVISEGITVRHFPSETGYATLAYEDNWPYTADYDMNDVVIHYRITEVLKDGEIKKSFIKGRLAAFGADYHNGFAIRLPRLSRDNVDTSLTRQIHNDSQQINSGLELDSNEAIFIVSNELNKEKGTDCRYFRTLANCLENESFTFELHISIVDGISVDDIASMPYDPFIFSTPGYYHGEGLPLHPGRKWEVHLPDQSPTEKFDGDSMWGLGIDASDVSNEIYFKTADNLPWALLITDEWQWPLERVDLVNAYPAFATYAESGGTLEKDWFISNKAVTNKIYQP; this is encoded by the coding sequence ATGAATAAACTACTTGTGCTTTTCCTCCTTGTCATCACTTCACAAGGTGTCTATGCGCTACCATTCGACACCTGCCCTAGCCGAGCATATCTATTCCAGTCGAAACCCGTTCAAGTCTATGGCGTAAACCTTGTTACCGGCCAGACCACGCTTTTACAAGGAGACACTGGAGTGAGTAGCAACATTAACGGCGTCGGATTTGATTTTGAGGGGCGTTATATTTATGGCTACGACACGACACATAAACAGATTGTCCGCTTGGGCAAAAATTTTCAAGCTGAAACCGTAAATAGCACCGGCTTGCCGAGTGCCTATACCTTTTATGTCGGCGATGTCTTCAATAAGCACTATTATCTTTATCGCCAAGGTAAAGGGCTATTTAAGATCGATCTGTCCCCTCTGGACATAGACAGTGACGCCACACTAGAAGTGGAACAGATTACGAGCGTTGCTAGCCAAAACCTGACTGATTTTGCCTTTCACCCAGGCAATGACCAGCTCTATGGAATTGATAACAATTCCGGCTACCTTTACCAATTTGATACCAACTCAGGCGAAAGCACCTATATTGGAGACACTGGTCAAACCGGGACGTTTGGTGCTGGCTACTTTGATGTCAACGGGTACTACTATGTAGCACGAAACCAAGACGGCTATATCTATCGAATAGATCTATCGGATCAAACCAATATTGATAACGGCTTAGTGACAGCAGTAAAATTTGCAGATGGTCCAATGTCGAATCAGAACGATGGTGCTCGCTGTGCGAATGCCCCGGTCATCGATGAAGATTCAACGATCGATTTTGGCGACGCACCAGACACTTACAAAACCACTCTCGCAAGCAATGGACCTCGACATCAGCTCGACAACCTGACTTGGATGGGCTCTCAGGCGCCAGATGGCGAACAAGATGGGTTAGTTGCACCACTGAGTGATAATTCAGTTGGTATCAACGATGAAGATGGTATCGGCTTTGTTACTGCGATAGAGGCGGGACTAGACGCGATAATAACGGTAGAAGCATCGACCCAAGGTTATCTTTCCGCATGGATTGACTGGAATCAAGATGGGGATTTCACGGATGATGGAGAACAAGTATTCTCCGATACCGTACTAGAAAAAGGAAACAATACACTCTTCTTTATTGCCGATTTAGACGCGGTTGAAGGGTTAACATGGAGCCGATTTCGATTCAGCCAACAAACTAACCTATCCCCAATGGGCGGTTCAACCTCTGGGGAAGTTGAAGATCATCAGATCATGGTTATCTCGGAAGGGATCACCGTTCGGCACTTCCCAAGTGAGACGGGATACGCCACGTTAGCCTACGAAGACAATTGGCCCTATACCGCCGACTACGATATGAACGACGTCGTCATTCATTATCGGATCACTGAAGTTCTTAAAGATGGAGAGATTAAAAAATCTTTTATCAAAGGGAGACTCGCGGCTTTTGGTGCAGATTATCACAATGGATTTGCAATTAGATTACCTAGATTAAGCCGTGACAATGTCGATACCTCTCTTACTCGTCAAATACACAATGACAGTCAGCAGATAAACAGTGGTCTTGAGCTTGATAGCAATGAAGCCATCTTTATCGTCTCAAATGAGCTAAACAAAGAAAAAGGGACAGACTGTCGCTATTTCAGAACCCTCGCCAATTGTCTGGAAAATGAATCATTTACATTTGAACTGCATATCTCAATCGTCGACGGAATTTCGGTTGATGACATAGCAAGCATGCCCTATGACCCCTTTATCTTCTCAACGCCAGGATACTATCACGGAGAAGGCCTTCCTCTTCATCCGGGCAGAAAATGGGAGGTTCATTTACCAGACCAAAGCCCAACCGAAAAATTTGATGGTGATTCCATGTGGGGGCTGGGTATTGACGCCAGTGATGTCAGCAACGAGATCTATTTTAAGACCGCAGACAACCTTCCATGGGCACTATTGATTACGGATGAATGGCAATGGCCATTAGAAAGGGTTGACCTGGTTAACGCCTACCCAGCATTTGCGACCTACGCAGAAAGCGGCGGTACGTTGGAAAAGGATTGGTTTATATCAAACAAAGCCGTCACAAACAAAATCTATCAGCCATAG
- a CDS encoding curli production assembly/transport protein CsgE: MTNKVVTVLTLFSTLFFISSALAKIEDSTQKLEHDKPLENNQQLEVKKPSFQNFDEVSGLIVDRTMTRLGEDFYFFFSQKLNDRYENVKENFEIRERPTALSGSIVGVYHSGKPIYRAALSPGRRQAQEKADEAVSAVSDYIIRWEAERLFQDTFDLDHDEF, translated from the coding sequence ATGACAAATAAAGTAGTCACTGTATTAACACTGTTTTCTACTCTTTTTTTCATCTCATCGGCTCTGGCTAAGATAGAAGACTCAACACAGAAATTGGAACATGATAAACCGCTGGAAAACAACCAACAGCTTGAAGTGAAAAAACCAAGCTTTCAAAATTTTGACGAGGTTTCGGGATTAATTGTAGATAGGACAATGACGAGATTAGGAGAGGACTTCTACTTCTTTTTTTCTCAAAAACTGAATGACCGATACGAAAATGTAAAAGAAAACTTCGAGATTAGAGAAAGACCGACGGCACTTTCCGGAAGCATAGTCGGTGTTTATCATTCTGGAAAACCTATATATAGAGCAGCGCTTTCTCCTGGACGTCGACAAGCACAAGAAAAGGCCGATGAAGCAGTGAGTGCAGTGAGTGATTACATCATTAGATGGGAAGCCGAAAGACTATTTCAGGATACGTTTGACTTGGACCATGATGAGTTTTAA
- a CDS encoding curli assembly protein CsgF has product MKIKFTMSLLVFFASSTMASEMIYTPVNPSFGGYSGNSTHLFGVANAINDYKAPASEDLYEEESALDRLASSLESRLLSQLLADIGTGNTTGSLVTEDFTLNVQEEGSGLVVIIVDNETGESTRINVSGLNPD; this is encoded by the coding sequence ATGAAAATTAAATTTACAATGAGTTTGCTGGTCTTTTTCGCATCCAGCACGATGGCATCAGAAATGATCTATACACCAGTGAACCCCAGTTTTGGTGGATACTCAGGGAACAGTACTCACCTTTTCGGTGTCGCCAATGCGATTAATGATTACAAAGCGCCAGCGTCAGAAGACTTATACGAAGAGGAATCTGCATTGGACAGATTGGCTTCGAGTCTGGAATCAAGATTGCTAAGTCAGCTATTGGCTGATATCGGTACCGGTAATACGACCGGTAGCCTTGTAACCGAAGACTTTACACTCAATGTTCAAGAAGAAGGTTCCGGGTTGGTCGTTATTATCGTCGACAACGAAACGGGTGAATCCACCAGAATCAATGTTAGCGGCCTTAACCCTGATTAA
- a CDS encoding CsgG/HfaB family protein — translation MKRLITVVTLLVLAGCSNSLNIPDADETPRLMPRGATYSDLVALPRPRGKILVSVYDFRDQTGQYKPSPNSNFSTAVPQGGTALLTTSLLDSNWFIPLEREGLQNLLTERKIIRAAQKKNQNLSNHGSELTSLSSANVVIEGGIVAYDSNVKTGGFGARYLGIGGASEYRSDMVTVNLRVVDVRTGQILLSVTTSKTILSLQVTGDVFRYVDYKDLLEVETGFTNNEPVNVAVMSAIDASVIHLVVEGIERGMWQPANPEEMDNPIIKRYSQEKPQLL, via the coding sequence ATGAAAAGACTAATTACGGTCGTCACACTGTTGGTTTTAGCGGGATGCTCTAACTCTTTGAACATTCCTGATGCAGATGAAACGCCACGTCTTATGCCACGAGGAGCAACCTATTCGGATCTCGTTGCTTTACCTAGGCCAAGAGGGAAAATATTAGTATCAGTGTACGATTTTAGGGACCAAACTGGTCAGTATAAACCCTCGCCTAACAGTAATTTCTCCACCGCCGTTCCTCAAGGTGGTACCGCGCTACTAACCACTTCGCTTCTCGACTCCAATTGGTTTATCCCTTTAGAAAGAGAAGGGTTACAGAATCTACTGACAGAACGTAAAATTATTCGTGCCGCACAGAAGAAAAACCAAAACCTTTCTAATCATGGTTCCGAATTAACGTCTTTAAGTTCTGCAAACGTGGTGATTGAAGGTGGTATTGTTGCTTACGACTCAAATGTCAAAACCGGTGGTTTTGGTGCTCGTTACTTAGGTATTGGCGGTGCGAGTGAATACCGTAGTGATATGGTCACCGTAAACCTTCGTGTGGTGGACGTGAGAACCGGCCAGATCTTATTAAGTGTGACTACCAGTAAAACCATTCTATCTTTACAGGTGACTGGCGATGTATTTCGATATGTTGACTACAAAGACTTGTTAGAAGTGGAAACCGGCTTTACAAATAATGAGCCCGTCAATGTCGCGGTGATGTCTGCGATTGACGCATCAGTCATACATTTAGTGGTTGAGGGTATTGAACGCGGTATGTGGCAACCAGCGAATCCAGAAGAAATGGACAATCCAATTATTAAAAGGTACTCGCAAGAGAAACCTCAATTACTGTAA
- a CDS encoding LuxR C-terminal-related transcriptional regulator: protein MKNEEKVYETITLITENSLQSSLLKDALEKSLDTSIDIIAINNLSESLFIKGKKVKGLVVIDMSVCSEERLERYAACRDAYFPNSGEALINCDKSCQYSDLKNWTNLVGVFYNSDDIHLLSQGMDKILRGELWLSRKLAQQYILHYRKTTSVKTSSSYGKLTKREQQIIKLIGKGDSNVQIAEKLFVSENTVKTHLHNVFKKINVKNRLQALIWAKGNIGTEELA, encoded by the coding sequence ATGAAAAATGAAGAAAAAGTCTATGAGACTATTACACTCATAACAGAGAATAGTCTGCAGTCCTCGTTGCTAAAGGATGCATTAGAAAAATCACTCGATACCTCTATCGATATTATTGCGATTAATAATCTATCAGAGTCACTGTTCATTAAAGGTAAAAAAGTGAAGGGCTTGGTTGTGATTGATATGAGTGTCTGTTCCGAAGAGCGACTAGAAAGGTACGCTGCATGTCGAGATGCTTACTTCCCCAACAGCGGGGAAGCGTTGATAAACTGTGATAAATCTTGCCAGTATTCAGACCTTAAAAACTGGACTAACTTGGTGGGTGTATTTTATAACAGTGATGACATTCATCTGCTGTCTCAGGGGATGGATAAAATATTGCGTGGCGAACTCTGGTTAAGTCGCAAGCTAGCGCAACAATATATACTGCATTACCGCAAGACCACCAGTGTAAAAACCAGTTCCTCCTATGGCAAACTAACCAAGAGAGAACAACAGATCATCAAGCTGATCGGCAAAGGTGATTCTAATGTTCAGATTGCTGAAAAATTATTTGTCAGCGAGAATACAGTGAAGACACATTTGCACAATGTGTTTAAAAAAATCAATGTAAAAAATAGGCTTCAGGCGCTTATCTGGGCGAAGGGAAATATAGGAACTGAAGAGCTTGCTTAA
- a CDS encoding DUF1415 domain-containing protein — MNDNHIITQTQHWLEEVVIGLNLCPFAAKPNRNKQIKIEVSHAETEEKLLEDILAQLMILDSTTAQQLETTLVVIPDMLQDFYDYNLFLDWVDALIKQQNWEGIFQVATFHPDYCFGGAHPDDDENLTNRSPLPVIHLIREQSMERVLKHYPDPESIPENNIQRVESLSDEEKRQLFPHLFE, encoded by the coding sequence TTGAACGATAACCACATAATAACGCAAACTCAACATTGGTTAGAAGAGGTCGTTATTGGGCTCAACCTTTGCCCTTTTGCCGCGAAACCGAATCGCAACAAGCAGATTAAAATCGAGGTTTCTCATGCAGAAACTGAAGAGAAGTTGTTAGAAGATATTTTGGCGCAACTGATGATCTTGGATTCGACAACTGCACAACAGTTGGAAACCACTCTGGTTGTGATACCCGATATGTTGCAAGATTTTTATGATTACAACTTGTTTTTAGATTGGGTTGATGCCCTTATTAAGCAACAAAATTGGGAAGGAATATTTCAAGTTGCTACGTTTCATCCTGACTACTGCTTTGGTGGAGCCCATCCAGATGACGATGAGAATCTAACCAACCGTTCACCGTTGCCCGTTATCCATCTAATTAGAGAGCAGAGCATGGAACGGGTATTGAAGCATTATCCTGACCCGGAATCGATCCCAGAGAATAATATCCAACGGGTAGAGTCTTTAAGTGACGAAGAAAAACGCCAACTTTTTCCACATTTGTTTGAGTGA
- a CDS encoding MFS transporter, giving the protein MIEFGSNEYKKVSVTMALGSFLIFCNLYLFQPILPHLAKELAISATQVNWIFASTTLTLSLFLVPWALVSESFGRKKVMLIGLFVPPIINIIMLVDSSFYSMVIARASMGVALAAFASVAVAYMAEEMSPAALTQAVGGYIAANSLGGITGRIVGGVLTDFFSWQVAAIIIAIATLAGGFAVLKNLPAQKHFKPQRGVFFHHNRQLIQHLRNREVWFAMLIGGFNFALFVNLFSVIGFRLSDEPYNLPSSLTSLTFLCYLSGTLSSGYSGKWAAKRHPITGMVLGTITTGLGMFLAYFDSIPFMLCGLLLISSGAFFTHALAYGWVSQKAITAKATATALYLVHYYVGGSLGGFFLIYCWQHGAWLAVMAGGTLLCLAIFSLCYLLKHNQNKTLS; this is encoded by the coding sequence ATGATCGAATTTGGTAGCAATGAGTACAAAAAGGTCAGCGTTACTATGGCGTTGGGCTCGTTTCTTATTTTTTGTAATCTCTACCTTTTCCAACCTATTCTGCCTCACCTCGCTAAAGAACTTGCTATCAGTGCGACTCAGGTGAACTGGATATTCGCTTCAACGACCTTAACCCTGTCTCTATTTCTTGTACCTTGGGCATTAGTTTCTGAATCCTTTGGCCGAAAAAAAGTGATGCTAATCGGGCTTTTTGTTCCGCCTATCATCAATATCATCATGCTGGTAGATTCGAGTTTTTATAGCATGGTTATCGCACGAGCATCCATGGGAGTAGCGTTGGCTGCCTTCGCTTCTGTTGCCGTTGCGTATATGGCAGAGGAGATGTCTCCAGCGGCGCTAACACAAGCCGTAGGAGGGTATATCGCCGCTAACTCTCTAGGTGGTATTACTGGAAGAATCGTCGGTGGCGTGCTCACCGATTTTTTCAGTTGGCAAGTCGCCGCGATTATTATTGCAATAGCAACGTTAGCGGGTGGTTTTGCGGTACTGAAGAACCTTCCTGCGCAAAAACACTTTAAACCGCAACGAGGGGTGTTTTTCCACCACAATCGCCAGTTGATACAACATCTGAGAAATCGAGAAGTCTGGTTTGCCATGCTCATCGGTGGTTTTAATTTTGCTCTTTTCGTTAATCTGTTTTCAGTGATCGGATTTAGGCTGTCTGATGAACCTTATAACTTACCCTCTAGCCTTACTTCTCTTACCTTCCTCTGTTACTTATCTGGTACGCTTAGTTCTGGTTATAGTGGAAAATGGGCGGCGAAGAGACATCCCATTACCGGAATGGTTTTAGGCACTATTACTACAGGTTTAGGCATGTTTCTGGCTTACTTTGATAGCATTCCATTTATGCTTTGTGGGCTGTTATTGATCAGTAGCGGCGCTTTTTTTACGCATGCACTTGCCTACGGTTGGGTAAGTCAAAAAGCGATAACGGCGAAAGCGACAGCAACAGCACTCTATTTGGTTCATTATTACGTTGGTGGTAGTTTAGGGGGATTTTTTCTTATTTATTGTTGGCAGCACGGAGCGTGGTTAGCCGTGATGGCGGGTGGTACACTGCTATGCTTGGCTATATTCTCTTTGTGTTATTTGCTTAAACATAACCAGAACAAAACGCTTTCGTAG
- a CDS encoding alpha/beta hydrolase yields MSGKIYFNTAGKFSIKKKLINVTTRLHHTIAPNHAKKTARKLLLTPIRNRPFNDEPEGLVHGEVETSEGVIKTYLLGSGPTWVLTHGWSGTSSQFYPLMEHIASKGFTAFAYDHPGHGKSGGAYGHIPVFVYCLEKVLDSVNEVAGLVGHSMGTASALECKHVKIANCPMLLIAPVLDYLDNLFGSVERSGYSIKLFKDVVTEISQQYHYPIHIIDPYQHLLNRDAQTIIVHDEGDKFTKFSVSKQASEEGGKVTLVATTGQGHGRVMKCQQVMDSFDRLI; encoded by the coding sequence GTGAGTGGGAAAATTTACTTCAATACAGCAGGCAAGTTTAGTATTAAGAAAAAACTGATCAATGTAACGACTCGTCTTCACCATACTATTGCCCCTAATCATGCAAAAAAAACCGCCAGAAAGTTACTGCTTACGCCCATAAGAAATCGGCCATTCAATGATGAACCAGAAGGGTTGGTGCACGGCGAAGTTGAAACGTCTGAAGGGGTAATTAAGACCTATTTGTTGGGAAGTGGTCCAACATGGGTCCTTACGCACGGTTGGTCCGGTACCTCTAGTCAATTCTATCCGCTGATGGAACATATCGCGTCAAAAGGCTTTACTGCATTTGCTTACGATCATCCAGGACATGGTAAAAGCGGCGGTGCTTATGGGCATATTCCTGTGTTTGTTTATTGCCTAGAGAAGGTACTAGATAGTGTGAATGAAGTGGCAGGGCTTGTAGGTCACAGCATGGGAACGGCATCAGCGCTTGAGTGTAAACATGTAAAAATAGCGAACTGTCCAATGCTTCTGATTGCTCCGGTATTAGACTATTTAGACAATTTATTTGGCAGCGTTGAGCGGTCAGGTTATTCAATAAAGTTATTTAAAGACGTTGTCACAGAAATATCCCAGCAATATCATTACCCTATCCATATTATTGACCCGTATCAACACTTACTGAACCGAGATGCTCAAACTATCATTGTGCACGATGAGGGCGATAAATTTACGAAATTTTCGGTTTCTAAGCAGGCATCGGAAGAAGGGGGGAAAGTGACGTTAGTTGCAACAACTGGACAAGGTCATGGGCGAGTGATGAAATGCCAACAAGTGATGGATAGTTTTGATCGATTGATTTAG
- a CDS encoding AEC family transporter, with protein MGSFIEQLLFSVSITGPICLMLLLGVVFKRIALINDSFIDVASKLVFQVTLPALLFLSIVGSEHDFSNSTALIGYGITANLIFFILVFILTKRLFPHSDDNGVTIQGSYRANTAIIGLAYIANAYGDTGVALAAIYVAPMTILYNILAVIALSPKQDEGSRFQAVGVIIKTITRNPLVISIMLGLAFYFLAVPVPNMVMDAGQYFARMTLPLALLCTGGSLNMKSLKNDQLTTWFATINKLIIAPLLITVTAVFFGFRGVELGIIFFMSSAPTAAASYVMARAMGGNASLAANIIALTTVASLFSCTLGIFILSSLNLM; from the coding sequence ATGGGCAGCTTTATTGAACAGTTACTGTTTTCCGTCTCTATCACTGGGCCTATTTGTCTTATGTTATTGCTTGGTGTGGTATTCAAACGCATCGCACTTATCAATGATTCATTTATTGATGTTGCTTCAAAACTTGTTTTTCAAGTCACACTGCCAGCCCTGTTGTTTTTGAGTATTGTTGGCTCAGAACACGATTTTTCCAATAGTACGGCGCTCATCGGGTACGGCATCACAGCCAATCTCATCTTCTTTATTCTCGTTTTCATCTTAACGAAACGTCTCTTCCCCCATTCAGACGACAACGGCGTAACAATCCAAGGGAGCTACAGAGCAAACACGGCAATTATTGGACTGGCTTATATCGCCAATGCTTACGGCGACACTGGTGTTGCCCTTGCCGCTATTTATGTGGCACCAATGACTATCTTGTACAATATTCTTGCGGTTATCGCATTAAGCCCAAAACAAGATGAAGGCAGCCGTTTTCAAGCTGTGGGAGTCATCATTAAAACCATCACTAGGAACCCACTAGTGATCTCTATCATGCTTGGTTTAGCGTTCTATTTCTTGGCCGTACCCGTGCCAAATATGGTCATGGATGCTGGTCAATATTTTGCTCGAATGACGCTACCCCTGGCGCTGCTGTGTACAGGAGGGTCATTGAATATGAAATCCCTCAAAAACGACCAGCTGACGACCTGGTTTGCTACCATTAATAAGCTGATTATTGCCCCACTGTTGATAACCGTTACTGCCGTTTTTTTTGGTTTCCGAGGCGTGGAGTTAGGCATTATCTTCTTTATGAGCTCCGCACCAACAGCCGCAGCGAGTTACGTCATGGCGAGAGCGATGGGTGGAAACGCTTCATTAGCGGCAAATATCATTGCACTGACTACTGTCGCCTCACTTTTTAGTTGCACTTTAGGGATCTTTATTCTTTCAAGCCTAAACTTGATGTAA
- a CDS encoding START domain-containing protein — MHSRVGLIWLILLSLLPASNVLAEEPWQPVLTDNDIIIHKRERQIGLIEIRAQMVTMTSLEACMRILSDAESVSKWVAHAKEATILKRISPNEYLVQTIFSAPWPTSNRDMITYSTISQPDKNTLILTVKDAHQSLPKQTGLVRMTDVQANWTVQKLSNGMTHISYTAYANPNGIIPVWLANELTIGSVSATFQNLKKRLPLYQ; from the coding sequence TTGCACAGTCGAGTTGGTTTGATTTGGTTGATACTTCTTTCCCTTTTGCCCGCATCCAATGTGCTAGCTGAAGAGCCCTGGCAGCCAGTATTGACCGATAATGACATCATAATCCATAAGCGAGAAAGGCAGATTGGGTTAATTGAGATCCGAGCTCAAATGGTCACCATGACCTCTTTGGAAGCCTGCATGAGAATTTTGAGCGACGCAGAAAGCGTATCGAAATGGGTTGCTCACGCTAAAGAAGCGACAATCCTAAAAAGAATTTCACCTAACGAATATTTGGTTCAAACCATATTTTCCGCCCCGTGGCCTACCTCTAACAGGGACATGATTACCTATTCTACGATCTCCCAACCTGATAAAAACACACTGATACTTACGGTAAAAGACGCCCATCAATCCTTGCCTAAACAAACTGGATTAGTTCGAATGACCGATGTGCAGGCAAATTGGACGGTGCAGAAACTCAGCAATGGTATGACTCATATCTCATATACTGCTTATGCAAACCCTAATGGAATAATACCCGTGTGGCTGGCAAATGAGCTCACAATAGGCAGCGTGTCCGCAACGTTTCAAAACCTAAAAAAACGCCTCCCACTTTATCAGTAG